The Halodesulfovibrio marinisediminis DSM 17456 genomic interval GATTCGCGGCAACCGTAGAGGTTGTCGAATTTAGATTTGGTAACAGAGTCGTTAACGTTGATAGCAGGGAAGAGAAGCTTGTTCTCTTTTTCCATCTGGTAGAGGCGATGCACACCAGTAGTGGTTTCTTCAGAAACACCTTTGATGTTTTTAGCGATACGAGTCCATTTGCCAGGGTTTTCCTGAAGGGACAGAGCAATACGATCCATTACGATCTGGAACTCTTTGTTGTCGTATGCGCGTTTAACGATGGAATCGTCTTTTTCTGCTTCTACGCCTTTGTGGATCAGCATAGTTGCGTCACCACCGTCATCAACGATGAGGTCTGGACCGGAACCGTCAGGCCATGTGAGTGCCTGCTCGGTGCACCACCAGTATTCTTCAAGAGTTTCGCCTTTCCATGCGAAAACTTTTGCCATGCCGGAATCAACGATAGCTGCTGCTGCGTGATCCTGAGTGGAGAAAATGTTACAAGAAGCCCAACGGATGTCTGCGCCGAGAGCGTGCAGGGTTTTGATGAGCATTGCGGTCTGAATGGTCATGTGCAGGGAACCCATAACTTTGAGACCTTTCAGTGGCTTGGATTCACCGTATTTTGCGATGGTTTCCATGAGGCCTGGCATTTCACGTTCGGAAAGCTGCATTTCTTTGTGACCGAAGTCAGCAAGAGACATGTCAGCAACTTTATTCTCAAGGCTCAGGTCGAGCTTAATAGCGCGGCTTGCGTCTGTCATTTCAATTTCTCCTAAGAAATTTATTGTGTATTTTCTGCTACAATAAGATGAATTGTCAGCCCGTTACGTACAGGGTGCAGCGAGCTTTGACGTAGTGCAAAACCGGCTTCTGTAAGTTTCAGAGCTAAATTTGTCATATCAAAACCGAGCCAGCGGTCACCGTAGTCAACGCGCATCTTTTCGTTGTCGTGTTTGTCAAAGTCAGCCAGCACAAGCAGGCCGCCTTTACGGAGAACTCGTCGGATTTCTTTCAGGGATTTTCCCGGGTGGGAGAGGTGGTGCAGTACCATGTTGATTGTGGCGAAATCTGCTTCGCCATCACGCAGCGGCAGGTGTTCAAGGTCACCTATGCGCAAAGAAATTCGGTCTTCGTCTTCAATCAGTCTGCGTTTTGCAAGCTCCAGCATGCGTGGGGAACCGTCAACGCCGATGATCTTAAGCGAACGCTCAAGCATACGCTCAAGCAGCGTTCCTGTACCACAGCCTAAGTCTACAGCAACCTTGCAGCGCGGCATGCGTTCAATAATAGCACCGGGTAAGTCAAAGTCACCAATAACTTCGCGATTGAGCTGATCCCAGTCTTCGGCAATGGCATTGAAGAATTGTTTCGTTTTACGAACTCGTTCTTCGATAATGGTTGATGCCATTTCCATATCAGGATCAAGAGTCTCGTCGTTGTCGATAAAAGGTGCAACAGCGTCGATAAACTCTCTTCCTTCGCCTTCTGTCGGTGCACTGTAGAAAACCCATAATCCGTCACGGCGGGAAGTCAGAAGTCCTGCCCCTGTGAGGATTTTAAGATGGCGGGATACGCGGGACTGCCCCATCTCTAGAATGGTAACAAGTTCGTTTACACTGAGCTCGTACCTGTTGAGAACATGCAGTAATCTTAAGCGGGTTTCATCTGCCAGCGCTTTGAATACAGGAAGAATGGTCGACATATAATATTCCTATGCTATTTTTGGCTGTCTTGATTGAGCTGCATCAAGAAAAGTTGATACAGCTCTATCTAAGGTTTCAGATGTAGTCAAGTAAATCAACCAAGAATAACAATAAGTGTAATTTCCTTAAAAGCGTTGGTAGAAAACAATTTGCGAGAATTGTATTGCGCTGTTTAGACTATGATTAGCATCGCCTTACGAGTTGTCGTTGGTTTGGAGAACGATAAAACGATATTCAATTTATTTGTATTGTGTTTTCAAAGAATGAAGGGCTTTTTGCAAGGATAATTGATGTTATAAACAAGTGGCGATGGCGATTTTTATTAAATGTTATTAGTATGTTTTGATGTTATTTTTTCTTTGCAGAGCTTGATTAGGACAAAAATCTTGCATGTGATCTCAGCTTGCTATACTGCTTGCCCGAAGTACAGGCACAAAAAAATACGGATAACTTAACTTGCAGATCAGACTTTGCTGCGAGAAATCCGCACAGACTGCCTGCTCAACAGGAGCGTTTCCAATGCTGTTATTAGGTTCGCGCCAGCGAACAGAGTATATTAAGTACGGAATCAAAACCGCACTTGCTGCACTTCTGTCATATTTTTTAGCATCATTAACAGATCCGGATCTTGGGTTCTGGGCTGTTATCAGTGCTGTGATTGTTATGCAGCGCCACGTTGCCGCCTCATTGCAGATGTGCGGGTATCGTCTTGTCGGCACCGCCATTGGCGCAGTAATGGCTATGGCAGCGTTATATATTTTCCCTCCAACAGACCATGGGCGACTTATTGGTTTTCTCATAACCGTCGGGTTGTGTGTGTACCTTAAGCGGTATACAAACCGTTTTTCCATGGCCGCAATCACCGTCACCATTGTTATGTTGGCTCCGCAAGCCTCCGGTGACTACATTCATTATGGTCTATTTCGTGTTGCAGAGATTGCTATTGGAGTTTGCTCTACTTTTATTGTTGCCCTGCTTATCTGGCCGCATCATGCAAGTGCAGAGCTTAAAGAGCGTTTGCAGGAGCAATTTACCCGTTGCGCAGATAAGTACGACATCATCGTAAACTCCTTCATGGCACTCAAGTGTGATTCCTGCAAAGGGATGCTGGTGGATTTGGAAGACGAGATTCATCACAACCGGGAGCTCTTCCGCGGATATCTGCGACACGAGCGGTTATTTGTAGATGATGACTCTGCCATGCTTGATATTAAAATTGAGACATTAGTTCAGAGTGTTGAGCATCTACACGCTATGCTCCACGTTGTGCACGAACTGCATGACAGTGAATACTGTATCATTATGGAAGCAGAAATTCGCAAAGTGGTGAAAGAGTCGCAGGATATAATGCGTGCTATTGGACGTAATGTTATTCCGGATACCCGTAAGCTAAAGCAAGCGCTGTTCAGTGCGGACAAGCGTCTCGAGAGTCTCCGTGCGGATGGTATGATTCAACGAATTTCCATGCGCGATATGATGCAGATTATCAGCTTTTACCATAGTGCTCAGCAGTTGGGTGAAGATCTGCTCATCTCAATTGAGAAACAGAACAAATACAGGCGGGTGTAATGGTTGTATGCCGTCGTTGTTGTCTCGTTTTATTATTTTTATCCGTAATCATTTATTTTCCGAATATAGTCGAAAGAACCTCCCTTTCTTTGAAATGTAAGCTGGTGGAAATCTTTTTTGTTTGTTCTGTTGTATGATAATAGGATATTAGGGATAAAACTCGATAAAGATAGCAGGTGCACTAGGCATTGGTCTTAAGCAAGAGTATGTTATGTGTGCTAAAGGCAAGCAGTACGCTATAGTTGAGAGGAGTTATGGAACATCGCACAAGCAAAATGCTAAGTAAAATTCTGTACGAGAAGGGCGGAGATCGTCATATGCCACTTGTGCCGTTATGGCAGAATTGGGATATGGTTATGGGCGAAGAGCTGGCAGAGCTTGGTCGTCCGCTTGGTCATAAAAATCGTACGATTATTATCGGTGCTGAAGATAGCATGGCGCAGTATGAACTCTCGGCTCAGACATACGAGATACTTGAGCGTGTACATGCGTTTCTTGGCAAAGAGATGTTCGATACTGTTCAGGTTGAACTGATGCAGGGAAGAGAGTCTCTGGATAAATTGACCATGCCTGTATTTAAGAAAGCTCTTCCTAAAATCCCTCCACGCCCAAAAGATCTAGGTAAGCTGGAGCACATCCTTGATCCTGAATCACCTGTAACTAAATGCTACAAGAAATATGTGGCAATGTATGATGGTGAAAAGGATACGTTAGAAAACTAGCTTTTGAATTGATGTTGAAGCAGGAAGAAGCGTAACCGGAGGCAAGGGACAACACTCCCATTTCTATCGGAGACCTGCCACAGGAATAATCTTTTCTACAGACTACTTAGCTGCTGATACCGGCTTGCCGGACTTGTATTCTTGTGCTGCTCGCACAAAGTTTACAGCCCAGTGTGGTTCACCAAGAGCAAATAGGTGGGTGTAGGATGCAAAA includes:
- a CDS encoding ArsR/SmtB family transcription factor → MSTILPVFKALADETRLRLLHVLNRYELSVNELVTILEMGQSRVSRHLKILTGAGLLTSRRDGLWVFYSAPTEGEGREFIDAVAPFIDNDETLDPDMEMASTIIEERVRKTKQFFNAIAEDWDQLNREVIGDFDLPGAIIERMPRCKVAVDLGCGTGTLLERMLERSLKIIGVDGSPRMLELAKRRLIEDEDRISLRIGDLEHLPLRDGEADFATINMVLHHLSHPGKSLKEIRRVLRKGGLLVLADFDKHDNEKMRVDYGDRWLGFDMTNLALKLTEAGFALRQSSLHPVRNGLTIHLIVAENTQ
- the ahcY gene encoding adenosylhomocysteinase, with the translated sequence MTDASRAIKLDLSLENKVADMSLADFGHKEMQLSEREMPGLMETIAKYGESKPLKGLKVMGSLHMTIQTAMLIKTLHALGADIRWASCNIFSTQDHAAAAIVDSGMAKVFAWKGETLEEYWWCTEQALTWPDGSGPDLIVDDGGDATMLIHKGVEAEKDDSIVKRAYDNKEFQIVMDRIALSLQENPGKWTRIAKNIKGVSEETTTGVHRLYQMEKENKLLFPAINVNDSVTKSKFDNLYGCRESLADGIKRATDIMMAGKSVVILGYGDVGKGCAQSMRGFGARVAVTEVDPICALQAAMEGYDVVTLDDVVETADIFVTATGNFNVITGAHMEKMKDEAIVCNIGHFDNEIDMAYLEGGNGCTVMNIKPQVDKWTLNSGRSIIVLAEGRLVNLGCATGHPSFVMSNSFTNQALAQIELASNDSLENKVYTLPKHLDEEVARLHLERLGAKLTKLTEAQAEYLGVDQNGPFKADHYRY
- a CDS encoding FUSC family protein; amino-acid sequence: MLLLGSRQRTEYIKYGIKTALAALLSYFLASLTDPDLGFWAVISAVIVMQRHVAASLQMCGYRLVGTAIGAVMAMAALYIFPPTDHGRLIGFLITVGLCVYLKRYTNRFSMAAITVTIVMLAPQASGDYIHYGLFRVAEIAIGVCSTFIVALLIWPHHASAELKERLQEQFTRCADKYDIIVNSFMALKCDSCKGMLVDLEDEIHHNRELFRGYLRHERLFVDDDSAMLDIKIETLVQSVEHLHAMLHVVHELHDSEYCIIMEAEIRKVVKESQDIMRAIGRNVIPDTRKLKQALFSADKRLESLRADGMIQRISMRDMMQIISFYHSAQQLGEDLLISIEKQNKYRRV
- a CDS encoding DUF721 domain-containing protein, producing MEHRTSKMLSKILYEKGGDRHMPLVPLWQNWDMVMGEELAELGRPLGHKNRTIIIGAEDSMAQYELSAQTYEILERVHAFLGKEMFDTVQVELMQGRESLDKLTMPVFKKALPKIPPRPKDLGKLEHILDPESPVTKCYKKYVAMYDGEKDTLEN